The following coding sequences lie in one Cannabis sativa cultivar Pink pepper isolate KNU-18-1 chromosome 5, ASM2916894v1, whole genome shotgun sequence genomic window:
- the LOC115717246 gene encoding branchpoint-bridging protein, which translates to MDCEFRSLEAQIPMYPQHSSSPQPNHPMYAPPPPPSSSSSSSALYPKLGPNHGRPFPQHPHNPPPPSSASSGLGIRVTIKPEYRITPPPQLSPYVGEIPRSNFQFDFELERKILAEAEKENQNWVKLGLENLPSRTPASTSSSSSVGSIPDPTVAKYIASGLSREAVTIAVGHYGDNSTKVPEFVNGYNLLREMGFPSKSVADALIMYENDTDKALAHFLNGSS; encoded by the exons ATGGACTGCGAATTCAGGAGTTTGGAAGCCCAAATCCCCATGTACCCTCAACACTCTTCCTCTCCCCAACCCAACCACCCCATGTAcgctcctcctcctcctccctcctcttcctcctcttcctccGCTCTCTACCCCAAGCTTGGTCCCAACCATGGCCGTCCCTTTCCCCAACACCCCCACAACCCACCTCCTCCCTCTTCTGCTTCTT CTGGATTGGGTATACGCGTAACTATAAAGCCGGAGTATCGGATCACACCTCCT CCTCAGCTGTCACCATATGTAGGAGAGATACCTCGGAGTAATTTCCAATTTGATTTTGAGCTTGAGAGGAAAATTCTCGCTGAAGCAGAGAAGGAAAACCAGAACTGGGTGAAGCTTGGGCTGGAAAATCTTCCATCGAGGACTCCAGCGTCAacatcttcatcatcttcggTG GGATCCATCCCAGACCCTACCGTTGCGAAATATATTGCTTCAGGGCTGAGTCGAGAAGCTGTTACTATTGCCGTGGGGCATTATGGAGACAATTCCACTAAG GTTCCAGAATTTGTCAATGGATACAATCTCTTACGAGAGATGGGATTTCCATCGAAGAGCGTTGCTGATGCTCTAATAATGTATGAGAATGATACAGACAAGGCACTGGCACATTTTCTCAATGGTTCATCTTGA